CAGCTTCTCTTGGAATCCTGGTGCCTTGAGTTTAGGGACTCTCTCTCAGTGATCCcagactttttaaatttgtttttgtccAGGAGAATGTAAGGAGGGTTAGCAAATAGCCCCACTTTATGGTGAGTGAAGTCCATTGAGGGTCATTGGCTTATAAAAACAGCAGAACTCAAACTGCTCTTAAGGGTTTGATGCTCATCACAGGTAGTGCCACCTAGTGGGTGGGAGAAGATTTTGGGCTCTTTGGCCTCCCCtttcttcctgccctgccctcagtTGTCACCATtacattcaacttttttttttttttgagataaggtctcattatgttgtctagcctggtcttgaactcctggcctcaagcagtcctcccacctcagcctcactgtgcccagccacattTCATCCTTTTAAAACCTCCCCCAAATCAgccattttataaacatttaatttatatatgagCATCTATTCTAGACTCAGTAAATAAAGCAGGCCTTAAATATGTTGGAATATCTACTAAGTGTGAGGCATTGTGCCAACTCTTGAAAGCACAGACCTTTTCCTTTCCCTGTGTGCCTTTTTTGCTCAGGTCTGCCTTTCTGAGCATGGGACCAAATCTCTCTGCCCTTCCTGGACTTGAGCTTCCTTTTCCTGCTTCCAAGAGCAACGGTTTCTAAGCAGTTGCAGCTAGCTAACCAGCAGTGTCACCAAACAGCTGTGCCTATTTTCTTCTAACACAATCACTACTAGCCTTCCTCTGTTCTAGTTGATGGCCAGTGATGTGACTTTGAATGGGGTCTCCTTTGGGCCAAGGCCACCTAAGGCTATAAGCTGGCCATTCAGTCAAATTAGTCCTTGGCCTATCCTGACTGCCTTCTGCAAGGGGAGAGGTAGGGAGGGAGTCAGCTAGCTGAGCCTAGGCTCTCAGCCAAGCCACTTTCCTTCTGCTTTAGGCAGTCTGTGTACTCActcattcagcaagcatttattaagcaccttttGTGTATACTCAGGGGAGACTCTCCCTTAGAGAGAGAACAGAACAGAGCCCCCTTGCAGGAGCCTGGCATCCTTAAAGAGCACTTGTTCTCGGAACCTTTTCCTTTTTGACTGGAAGCCCGACATCCGCTGAGCCCCCTGATGGGAGGCAACCGGAGATGGGAACAAAGAGACTGTTAACATTAATGAGGCGCATTGAGTGGGTATTTCCGCAGTCTCCAAAGGAAGGCaggtttttcctctttctttttggaAAGTGACAGCTGACATGGACAAAATACAGACTATTTTTGGCTCATAGGGCTTAAAGATGCTTTCTTCTCAATTCCCTCCTTGCTGCCTTGTCATTACTATCATCTCccacaagcaaataaataaagccTTTTGATCTTCACCCAGTCAGGCATAGTGTAAACTGTAAACAAAAGTGAACTTACAACAAGAGGATGGGGGAGAGATGTTGGCAGCTTATTCCTCTGCTTCTGAAAAAGAAGCATCCTGTCCACTGTGCCAGGATACCCACCCAGTGGGCATGGTCCCCAGCTGCCAAGGCACAAGGAAAGAAGCCTCGTTGGCCACTGCAGACTGGAGAGTAGTCACTCTGGGTTCCCTCTTTACCTGAGTGTCATGTAGAAGGGACTGAATGGCCAAGGGTCCTGACAAGCAGCTCTGCTTAGAACCTTCAACCCCCAGGCCAGCATGGGCTGGTAGGAACTTAGAGTTCTAGCCTGTGCATTTCTGTGTAGGGGAAGAACTCTTGGTTACCTCTATGAGAACTGCCCAAGTTCTGGATCTCCAAGATATGAGGTGTTGAAAGATGTCTTGCTATTCTCATCTTTAGTtacctcttttataaaatgggaatcatgACGGTACCTGCCTCCTAGAACAATAACGAGGATGCATTGTGATAGCCTGTCACTTAGCGTAGTCCTATCCTGCTATAAGTACTTACTAAATGTTAACAGTACTTGTCATTGTGAGGGCTGAGGCCAGATCTAGAATGAAGGCTATGGATGACAGCTTGGttattccctccccaccccaggccctcaAAAGGGAAGTCTAGAAGGGCTGGTTGGCTTGGCACTGATgagctccctctccctctttgtgctctccttcccattctctctctctctaggggACACTACACAGAAAATGAGAACTGCTCACTATCCTACCCCAGCCGAATTGGACGCGTATGCTAAGAAGGTCGCAAACAACCCACTGACTATAAAAATCTTCCCCAACAGTGTGAAGGTTCCCCAGCGGAAACACGTTCGTCGTACTGTGAACGGCCTGGACACATCAGCCCAGCGCTACAGCCCCTACCCGACGCAGGCTGCCACCAAGGCAGGCCTGCTTGCCATTGTCAAAGTGCCAGCCAAAAGCATACTCAAGGACTTTGACGGCACCCGAGCCCGGTTGCTCCCTGAGGCCATCATGAACCCCCCAGTGGCACCCTATGCTACTGTGGCACCCAGCACTTTagcccacccccaggcccaggctctgGCCCGCCAGCAGGCCCTGCAGCATGCACAGACCCTGGCCCATGCCCCTCCCCAGACGCTGCAGCACCCTCAGGGTATCCCGCCACCCCAGGCGCTGTCCCACCCTCAGAGCCTCCAGCAGCCTCAGGGTCTGGGCCACCCTCAACCCATGGCCCAAACCCAGGGCTTGGTCCACCCTCAGGCCCTGGCTCACCAGGGTCTCCAGCAACCCCCCAATCCCTTGCTGCACGGAGGCCGGAAGATGCCAGACTCAGATGCCCCCCCGAATGTGACCGTGTCTACCTCAACTATCCCCCTTTCAATGGCGGCCACCCTGCAGCACAGCCAGCCCCCGGACCTGAGCAGCATCGTGCACCAGATCAACCAGTTTTGCCAGACGAGGGCAGGCATCAGCACTACCTCAGTGTGTGAGGGCCAGATCGCCAACCCCAGCCCCATTAGTCGCAGTCTGCTCATCAATGCAAGCACCCGGGTGTCGACCCACAGCGTCCCCACACCAATGCCTTCATGTGTGGTCAATCCCATGGAGCACACCCATGCGGCCAAAGCCGCATTACCTGCTACAGGTCCTGTCAACCTGCCTACAGGCATTTCTCGAGCCCCAACTGGCTACCCTAGCGACCTCAAGCCAGTCGCCTGGAACCAGCACCAGCTGGCCCACCTACAACAGATGTGCAGTGAGGCTGGTGGGACGCCAGCCCCTGGCCTGACAGGCAAGCATGCAGCAGGACGCGAGTTGGCAGGGCCTGGCTTTGTGGGCAAGGCCCCTGCCTACCCGCAGGAACTCTGCCTGGCACAGTCCTTTCATCTGAAGCCACCCATGGAAAAGCCGACCCCATCCCCACCGGTCAACGGCCTGGCAGCCCCACTGGCCTACCCCAATGGTCACTATTTCCAACCCCTGTGGAACAACATTCTGCCCACTCCCAATAGCGACAGCTCGGGGTCTCAGGACCTCACCATGCCGTTTCACGGTGGGCAGCCCACAGGTGCACCCCTCGACTGTGCGGCAGCTCCTGGGGCCCACTACCGAGCAGGGACCGGGGGCGGTCCAGTGGCAAGCCAGAACAGCTTGATGCAAACAGTGGATTACCTAAGTGGGGATTTCCAGCAGGCCTGCTTCCGAGAACAGAGCCTGGCCATGCTGAGCAAGGCCCACCGAGCCCCTGGCAGCCGAGCCCCTGATCCCACAGATAGTCGTCTTCATATTCAGCACCCGGGGTATAGATAGGTAGCCCTGGTGCCCTCTACATACAACACGTCATACATCACCCTCCTAGGTTTAGTCTTACTTTTAAGTAACTGGATAGTTTTAAAGTTTCACTGCTCCAATGTGATCATTCTTAGATGTCTAAGGGAATTTGGTGAGGTCTAACTGGGGGCAGAAGGGGTCTTCTCATCTTCCTCTCAAGAAACTTTTGGTtttaaccccaacctaaccccaaTACCAGGCTTTTCTCTCTGCTGTCTGCCTCTTGGTCCTTCCACCTTGGCCATTTCCAACTAGCTTGAACCTCTACCTTTTTTCCTTAGGACTGTGGTGTGGACTGAGGGAAGGGCCCTAGTTGAGGTAGCTGTAGATGCCCAGGCCCCTAAGCcaggcctcccccaccctctctggGACTAAGAAGCCAGACTTCCTAAGTGCTCTCGAAGCTAATTCCTCATTTACCCAAAGATCTCAAAACTTGGACCCAGtctttttctccttccacttCCTTTCCATTCCGCAAGGCTTTGTTTTGTATCTCCATTGATCCCAGAGCCACTGCACTGTCCTTGTCATGCTCGAATTCAAAGGCATCCTGCAGGTATTTGGTCATAGCCTTGAGatacaggggggaaaaaaagatctgTCTTTGTATTGGCATCTTGGTTCCCGACTCCCCTTTCTAGACCTAGAGAAACGCAGTCATCCAGCATAACCACGATCCCTTTCTCACTGTTGCCTCTCTCATGACTTACTGCTGTCCTTATCCTGTACCCTTTCCCCCTGAAAAAAAACACTATCTTGCTTAAGGATTTAGGTAGGTAAGTGATGATCACATTGGAGTTTGGgattaaaaacaccaaaaaaaaaaaaaaaaaaaaaaagttaaaatgcattTGGTTCTCTACACTGGCTAAGAATATTGCTCTACACTGTAAGTTTTAAATGTCATGTTTCTGTATGAATGTAGTGTGGGTTTGAGTAGCATTGTGTATGAGTGGCCCCACAGGTACATTCACCCTCTAGAAGTGCAGCCCCTCAGtttaatgaagaaaggaaaaaaaaaaaaaaacacaaagcctTAAGCTCTTTGAATACTTCCTTTACCAAATGAGCATGGTTCTAACAGCTGGAGGTGGGCCTACATTGGAAACTGCCCCTTGCCCATTCTTAGAGCATACCCTCATCCACGCCATGCTCAACGTGTCTCATTCCCAAGTGACAATTAGTTGGCTAGAAATTCAGCCCTTTTCTGTAACTTGAGATTgtgttttgttataaatttttgCACCCTTTTGTTAAAGATGCACAattgggctctttttttttttttttttaaatcaagccCTTACCTTTCCTCTTGTCTCTGGGGAATGTGAACTGATGTTCTTATTTaagattttgggttttgtttactATATTATCCACTGTTCTTTAGCCAGAAATTCTCTAGTGATCTGAAGCAATGTGACTGAAGAccagtttttaaattatgtgttgGCAAGTTgccttatatttaaaaagacaaaaaaaaggaaaaaaaaatgcctgattGTGTTATGCCAAATGATAGCAACATGAAGTCCTAATTTATTGTTCCCGATTGTTTTCCTGCCGTCTGTGAACACTGGTACCTCCCTGTCCCTCAGCCCTCAGGAGCACCTGCAGCTTCTGGTGTAATACCTTCTCCCAAGGTGTTGGCCACCGTCTCACCCAGGGCCCTCTTCCAGTTCCTGCTTTTCTGGGTCACATTTGAAGAGCACCACTGTCTCCCCTTATCTCTTGCTTGATCTCCAAACCAGATATTCTTGCTGTTAATTTCCCCCCCCAATGCCTCTCCCTGAAAGGTGAGCTGCCATTTTAGGAAATTGGACCAGACACCAACTTGGGGGCTTGTGAGTCAAACAACCTCAAACCCATCTCTTCCTGTGTAGGGGTGCAAGTCTCTAAAGCTCTCACTCCCACCCCTAGTCTGCATGGAAAATGTACTGTgatccccccgcccccagctacCTTTGCCTTTGGTGTGAGATGTTTCCTAGTTCAACCTGagtccctctcctccctctgccagccAACCCCCAACCAGCAATAAGGGTCCAAGCCAGGGCCTCCTGTCCACACTCCCTGCCTCCATCCCACACCACCCCTAGGGAATACCTGGATTCCCCACTCTATCCACATACTGTAGCATTCATTCTCCATCTCTCTCACCTTCTCACCTGTGGTGGTTTATGGGTGTGATGGGGTTTTTAAGATTATTATAAaccagtaaaagaaaaaacaactcaCTTTTTGACCTTGTCCTATTCGTTTGATGCTGTGAatgtttgatataattttttcttaataagtttCTAACATGTCTCACTTGCTAGAAGGGGAATGATTCCTCATTTTTAAGAGGGGAGCACATATTGTATTCATCCTACCCAGAAACCCTCCCCAACCCATTATCCCAGACCAGGTGCTGTGTTGATTGTAAGTCATGGGTAGACAGTTCCTTCCATCAACCCCTGGGGATGATCCAGCTGGCAGGTTCTCTGCCCAGGCAGGGCTGCTAGGGCCTTAGTGTGAAATTTGATGGCTGAGTATGGTTTGCTGCCCCTCAGTGGAGGTCCAAAGGGTCCTGCCACTTTCACTCCCAGGGCCATCAGTCGTTGAGAAATGGGGATCTGGTTAGTTTTAGCCTAAAACTTTAAAcctccccttctcccacctccaACATTTTGGAATTTGTGTGGGCCTGTAAACGCAGAGGTGGAGGTTAATAGGTGCTGTCATCTGCAACATAACTGACCCTTTTTGGCTATTCAGATTTTGTGTTGAATGTTAGAGAACTTTCCCTTTTGTCTGCAGGGGAGAAATAACCAAAAGAGCCATTTCAATTTTTTCTGCTGAGTTTGGGTTTGAGCTAAGTGGTAATGAGGGAAATACTGACTCCACAGGATGTGGGATTCAAGAAGGGTAGAATCAGACCCTTGGTAGGTAGCAAGAGTCGGCAGGTGGCTTCTAAATGCTGATGGAATCCTTAGCATGCCTTTTTGTGGGGTGCCCTTTTGTGAAAGTGCTTTTCCTCCTTTATGCCTCATGCTGCCCCTGTGAAAGAAAGCCCTCTTCTGCCTGTCAGGTAAGACCTACAGTCgcctaaggtcacagagcttCAGACAGGTGAGCCCCGCTCTGCCTTCAGAGTGAGTGATTCCTGGGCTGAGGTGGGTGCTTGGGGAGTCCAGCTCACACTTTGATACAAAACCTGGCCTGACTTCCACAAAATAATTATGACTGGTACCGGAATGAGGGCCAGGCCTGCCAAGCTGCCTGAGTATGAGGTAGATCGGAAGGCCCTATGGTTGCATACAACTCTAGGAGGCACCATCCAGTCTGTGACTGTCCCCTGGAATCATGCAATGGCAGTGTCCTGgcagcagagggaggcagggattgATCCAGGTGTCTGCTGTCTTTTGAGATGCCGGAAGGGTGGTCTGCCTGTTGCCTAGAGGCATTTCCTTTGCCCATAGTTTTCCCTACCAGTTTCCAGGCATCACTGTACCAAGATGGCTTATCTGCTCAGGGGCCCAtgtcttattttctaattttttttttttttgtatggggAAAGGGGTGCACCACCTCCAGGAATCTGCGTATTAGCAACTGTCCGTAAGCTGCCagttcatttaatctttacagcaaATCTGGGTAAGCAGGCTTCATTTCACTGTGCGGGTACTGATGCCCCATTGCCAGAAGCAAGTACAGCAAGGACCCAAACCCAAATCTATTGCCAAAATTAGAGGAAGCTACACATCTAGGGATTGCTGGAGCTTTTAAAATAGAATCCAGGCCTTTCCCTGACCCAGCTGAAAGATCACTGTTATAAGTTAATTCACTCCCCTGTTCCCATTTCAGTGATTAAATACGGATAATCACAAGCACTCTCttacaaaaaggaaatgagaTATGGATGAGAAAAGCCAAGTGCCTTGCACAGTCTGAAAGCCCCGCTTCTCAGCTTAGTCCCTGGGTGTGGGCTGGGGTCAGGTAACATTCATGTAGCATTTATTCTGGGCCAGGAACATGCATGGTCTCTAACTCACTACAGCCCACTAAGATAGGTCCTTTTATTATTGTGATAAAGGCTACTTCACCTGttgtattaagtgaaaaaatgcacataaagtgcttagcagtGCTGGTAGCTATTATCATTAGTCCCAGAAAGACCTGGCTAGGGCATAGGCACCGTGGGTACAGACCAGGGACTCCAGCCTTATAAAATGTCCAGGCACGCCATGCACCGCTCCCATCTAATCACCAGAGGGCAGAAGCAGGCAACCGTCTTCCACACAAAGCCTGATGCAGTTCCCCAGCCACACACACGAGGGCGACCCAGCAGGGTCAGCTGGATCGTGGGCCAGAGTGGCAGCAGCCTTTCTCTGACTGGTCCTTTGCCTTCTGttgggctcagcctcccaaggccCTA
The Eulemur rufifrons isolate Redbay chromosome 9, OSU_ERuf_1, whole genome shotgun sequence DNA segment above includes these coding regions:
- the FAM222B gene encoding protein FAM222B isoform X2; the protein is MRTAHYPTPAELDAYAKKVANNPLTIKIFPNSVKVPQRKHVRRTVNGLDTSAQRYSPYPTQAATKAGLLAIVKVPAKSILKDFDGTRARLLPEAIMNPPVAPYATVAPSTLAHPQAQALARQQALQHAQTLAHAPPQTLQHPQGIPPPQALSHPQSLQQPQGLGHPQPMAQTQGLVHPQALAHQGLQQPPNPLLHGGRKMPDSDAPPNVTVSTSTIPLSMAATLQHSQPPDLSSIVHQINQFCQTRAGISTTSVCEGQIANPSPISRSLLINASTRVSTHSVPTPMPSCVVNPMEHTHAAKAALPATGPVNLPTGISRAPTGYPSDLKPVAWNQHQLAHLQQMCSEAGGTPAPGLTGKHAAGRELAGPGFVGKAPAYPQELCLAQSFHLKPPMEKPTPSPPVNGLAAPLAYPNGHYFQPLWNNILPTPNSDSSGSQDLTMPFHGGQPTGAPLDCAAAPGAHYRAGTGGGPVASQNSLMQTVDYLSGDFQQACFREQSLAMLSKAHRAPGSRAPDPTDSRLHIQHPGYR
- the FAM222B gene encoding protein FAM222B isoform X3, yielding MNPPVAPYATVAPSTLAHPQAQALARQQALQHAQTLAHAPPQTLQHPQGIPPPQALSHPQSLQQPQGLGHPQPMAQTQGLVHPQALAHQGLQQPPNPLLHGGRKMPDSDAPPNVTVSTSTIPLSMAATLQHSQPPDLSSIVHQINQFCQTRAGISTTSVCEGQIANPSPISRSLLINASTRVSTHSVPTPMPSCVVNPMEHTHAAKAALPATGPVNLPTGISRAPTGYPSDLKPVAWNQHQLAHLQQMCSEAGGTPAPGLTGKHAAGRELAGPGFVGKAPAYPQELCLAQSFHLKPPMEKPTPSPPVNGLAAPLAYPNGHYFQPLWNNILPTPNSDSSGSQDLTMPFHGGQPTGAPLDCAAAPGAHYRAGTGGGPVASQNSLMQTVDYLSGDFQQACFREQSLAMLSKAHRAPGSRAPDPTDSRLHIQHPGYR
- the FAM222B gene encoding protein FAM222B isoform X1, encoding MLACLPGPGDLSFQLLSHTQMNTGLQKWDTTQKMRTAHYPTPAELDAYAKKVANNPLTIKIFPNSVKVPQRKHVRRTVNGLDTSAQRYSPYPTQAATKAGLLAIVKVPAKSILKDFDGTRARLLPEAIMNPPVAPYATVAPSTLAHPQAQALARQQALQHAQTLAHAPPQTLQHPQGIPPPQALSHPQSLQQPQGLGHPQPMAQTQGLVHPQALAHQGLQQPPNPLLHGGRKMPDSDAPPNVTVSTSTIPLSMAATLQHSQPPDLSSIVHQINQFCQTRAGISTTSVCEGQIANPSPISRSLLINASTRVSTHSVPTPMPSCVVNPMEHTHAAKAALPATGPVNLPTGISRAPTGYPSDLKPVAWNQHQLAHLQQMCSEAGGTPAPGLTGKHAAGRELAGPGFVGKAPAYPQELCLAQSFHLKPPMEKPTPSPPVNGLAAPLAYPNGHYFQPLWNNILPTPNSDSSGSQDLTMPFHGGQPTGAPLDCAAAPGAHYRAGTGGGPVASQNSLMQTVDYLSGDFQQACFREQSLAMLSKAHRAPGSRAPDPTDSRLHIQHPGYR